From the genome of Fibrobacter sp. UWT2:
CCGACCTGGTTCTCGATGCTCTTGTAACCGTCGGCGGCAATGAACATGAGCATACCGCAGAAAATGCCCAGTATGAGAAGGCTAACGATGCTGTCGCCGTCTTTGACGAGGCAGAGGGCGCTTGCTTTAGCTTGCAGGGGTGCTCCGTAGCGCGTGAGCGCGATCATTCTTGCAAAAAGGAATGTCCCGATAAAGTTGCCGAGCCATACGATTCCGAGGAATTCCCAGTAGCTAGGCTTGTTGTTGACGAAATAGCCGACTTTGCCCGTGAAAAGGTTGAAGCCGAAATTCAAGATGGTAAACAGCCCGAGTCCGAAAAGGAACGATCCTAGAACCTTGTTGTCGCAAGAAAGGTAGGCGGTGCCGCCAAGGCCGATGCATAGGCCAGAGTAAATCGATAGAATAAGATTTTTAATCACGGGCGGCAAATTTAGAAAAATTTATACCCGCGTCTAACTTTTAAAAGAAATAATTTTTTCTTATTCCACGACCAGGGATTTATCGTAAATGAAATCGACTTCTTCGGGTGTGATTCCACCGGGGACGAGGTCGAGCTTGGATCGGTTCACCTTCATGGCGGCAGCGAATTGGTCGCGCATTTCGCGAGAAACCTTGCATTTTCCGATGAGCTTGTCAAGCATTGCAGTGAAATCGGCGGTGCTTTTGAGGCCTAAAAGAGCCAAAATGCGCTTGGCATCTTCGGGAACCTTCTTTTCGCAGACATCTACGTAGCCGCCCAGGAAGTAGCCGACGGCGGGGCCGTGCGGCACGCCCTGATGCAGCGTGAGGTCATAGCTCATCCCGTGCGGTACGGAGGTGCTTGTGTGCGCAATGGACATGCCCGCGATAGTTGAGGTGAGCATGAGTTTTTCGTAAAGGCTTTCGCTTACGGGCGCGTCGGAAAGAAGCGTGTCCTTGAATTCTCCCCAGAGCTTGAGGCCGTATTCCGGGCACATTCGATTGAATGTGTTGGAATAGACATTCAGGATGCTTTCGACCATGTGGGCGAGCGCATCGACCGCGGTATTGATAATCAGCGTTTTCTTGGCTGAAGCGAGGTACTTGCCATCGACAAGCGCGAGCGCCGGGAAAATGCGGTGCGGAATGCTCTTTTTCAGGTGAATCTTGTGGTTCGTGATGATGGAAACCGGTGTTGCCTCGGAGCCTGTTCCGCAGGTAGTCGGTACGGCGACGACAGGCACATGGCCGAATGGTTTTTCAGGAGCCTTGTGCAAGTTGTCCGCGATGAGATTCGGGTTCGCAAGGAGCAAGGCGACTGCTTTTGCTGCGTCGATGGCGGAACCACCCCCGATTCCGATGATGTAATCGGCACCAAAATCGCGAGCTTGTTTGGCTGCGTTTCCCACGGTATCGGTTGACGGGTTTTCTTCGACTTGATCAAAAACCTGGTACGGCACGTGCCCCGCATCCAGAACTGCGGTAACATCGTCCAAGGAACCGTTCTTCTTGGCTGAAGTTCTGCCCGTCATGATGAATGCGCGCTTTCCAACCGCAAGCAAGTTTTGCGCGTGGTTCTTCACGCAGTCTTTTTCGACATAGATATCCGTGGGTACATAAAAACGCATAGAATGGTCCTGAAGTTATGAGAGTATGCAAAAAAATAGTAAATCGAGGTTGGAAAATTTTGCCAGCTAGAATCTGCGCACCACAAGGATTTCGAAGGCCGCTACGTATTTTTGTTCCAGGTGCTCGCCAAACGCGATGGCAGAATATCCGCTTTTAAGAACGATGTTCCAGGCCCATTTTTCCCCGATGTAGCCAAATGCGGTTTTTATGTCCGATTCGGGCAATAGCAGGTTGCCGTCATCAATGCGTTCGCGGCCGTACGCGATGCCTACAACGCCCCAGAGATTCCAGAAATACCCGTTGCTGAAAACAAAGGTGTAGGTGTACCCGACGTCACCCCAGATGGAGGTGATGTCGCGCTTGTCGTTTTCGTAGCCGAGAACCCCGTCGTTGTCTTCGGCAATGTTTCGCTGCAGGCGCCCGCCGATAATCAAACTCCCGGCAGATTTCTTTTGACGGCGATCCAAAAAGTAGGCGCTCCTGGGTGCGAAATTTCCTTTCGCGGTCGCCATCCAGAGCATCGAAAAATACATGTCCGCAAACCAGAGATCAATGAATTCTTGCTCCTTTTTGCCGTCGCGTTCGACTTCCGTGGTAAAGCCGCTGTAAAAGCGGAGCTTTGCCGCAAGCCACCAGTTTCCCGGGAAAAAGTCAAGTCCCGTCTCGAAAGCCTGGGTGTCCGATTTTTCTTTTGAAGTGGTAAAAGGAAGACTGTATTTGAAATCGGCGGACACGTCCCACGAAATTCCGAATGTGGTAAACAGACTGTCGTAACCGACGCCGATGCCCACATCGACCGGGCGGTTTGAATTGAGCATCGAGTTGTTGTAGGCGGAATTCCAGATAGCCACGAAATTGTAATCGCACAAGAAACGCAACGAGAACCGTTCGCGGAACTTGGAAACCGAAGGCTCGTCGCTGTCTTGCGCTTCGGCAAAGGCAACCCCCGCGAACACCAGGGCAAACAGGAATATTTTCAGTACGCACTTCATCAGGGGTTTTGAAAAGATAATAATGCTTAAAAGCTAATGTTAAATTGAAATTTTGATTTCAAATAGTTGGTTCGCAAGCCCGACCGTTGGTTCGAAATCGGCAATCTTCTTGAACCCGTATTTTTCGTATAGGCCGTGGTGCTCGCTTTTGAGATAAATTTTTTTGTAGCCGAGCCTTTGGGCGTAATCAAGCGCCGCGTCAATTAAGCTTTTGGATAGCCGCTCTCCCCGGAATTTTTCGCTAACGTAAACGAGATTTATAAAAGGGCTGCAACTGAATTTTGCAGGAATGTTTCCGTTCTCCTCGAGAACGCAAAAGCCGACAACATCTTCACCGTGTACAGCAACGAAAACTTTTTCCCAGTCTAGGAAATCGTTCTTTGACATTCGATCGGCTAAACGACGCCCCGGCAGCCATGGGCAATCTTTCGCGAAAGCGTGCGTCTTTTCCCACCATGGTTCATCTTTGTTGATCGCGATTATCATTGCTTTACCTCAGCTTATAAAAAGCCCTTATAAGATTTTACGGGTACTTCCCTCCGGGAATATCCTTCAAAATTTCTTTCCAGAAATCGCGGAATTCCTTTTCGGTGACGGTGCCGCCTGCGCTGAGTAGGCGGTAGTGCTCGCCTTGCCAGATGTAATCGACGGGGGAGGAGTCAAATCCGTTGCGGGTGTAAAATTCGCGGCGTCGGTTCCTGCGTTCGAGTTCTTCGGCGTCCTTGGAATCTTCTTCGACTTCGATATCGACGACAATGCGGGAGTCGGGATGTTTTTCGCGGATGGCCTGCAAAATTTGCGAACCATACCCGCGAGAGTGTAACTCAGGCTCAACTGCAAAGTAGACGATGTTCGTGATGTCGCCGTGCGAAATGGAATTTGAAAATCCGCAGAAAGTATCTCTATCAAAAAACGCCCAGAATTCCCGCTTGATTTTATCGTCAAGCAAATGCTTTATTGGAATCCGCTCGTTGGCCGGAAACGCCGACTCGTACAGAGCCTTGACCTGTGGAAACCAGGGGACATCTCTTGTGACATCGAAAAAATGGAGCATAAGAATTATTTATAAAGAATAATAAAAAAGCCCAGGCAACGGTTGTGTTGCTTGGGCTCTTGTACCTGAAAGAGACTGTTTTACTTGATAAATGCGGTAAGCAGTTTCTTTGCCTCGTCACCGGTGGCAAAACGTATCTTGCCTACGGTGTGGTATTCGAATCCCTGGAACTGCTGCAAATGTAATGCGGCAAATTCGTGGTCCTGCGAATAGCAAAGGTTCAAACGCAAATTCCCGTTGTCGCTAGTGGCCGGGCGTCCTTCCTTTTTGAGGATTGCGATGAGTTCGCTCTGGTCCGCTTCGAGAATCGCTTTGACTTTTTGACCTTCGGTGGGGTTGTAGTCTAAGGTGATGCCCACGACATTCGATTTGGTCGGTGCGTACGTTATTTTTGTCTTGAGTCCGAAAAAGCTTTTTTCGGTCTTGATGTAGATTTGATTGAAGAGGGCGCTTGCCATCTCCATTTTTGCGATATTCATAATCTTTCTCTTTTGTTCAATGAGTGAAATGGTCCCTGAGTGGTACACTGAGCCTGTCGAAGTGCTTGTCAGGGGGCCGATGTCTTGTGCATGCAGAGAAAGAATCGATTAACAGAGAATTCGTTTCAGCGTAAATACGTAATAATCTTTTGACGCTTGGTAGGCGAGTGGGGTAGGGTATGCGCTGTATACGAGACCTTGTGCCGAGATTCTTTGTTGAATGTGCGTGGAGATTCGCTTGAATGCGCCGGCGTCACGTCCGCAGAATCCTTGAAAATTTCCGCTTCGCAAAGTGCGCGAAAGAGCTTGTTGCCCCGCGCGACGTGTCAGCAGGACCGCTTCTGAGGTGTTCTCACGTGAAAAGAAAAGCGGTTCGCTTGTAGAGCTTTGGTCAAAAGTAGCGTCGCTAAGTTCGCCCGCAGTTCTCAACTCAACGTCGTAATCGTAAACAAAAGACCCCTCGATAACGGCGGCGAATATCGCAAACACCGCGACCGCAATCATCGAAAGAACATTTTGCTTAAGGCGTTTCATTGAGCTATAAAATAGCAAGTTTGACCTATGACGACAACTTTTGGAACATTTTAGTGTATATTTATTTCTATGAAATCGTTTGAAAACAAAGTGGTCGTAGTGACGGGCGGGGCGCACGGGATTGGTGCAACTGTTGTGAGTGAATTCGAGAAAGAGGGCGCGAAGGTTGCGTACATCGACATTCGCGAGAATCCCTGCTTTGTGGGGGACCTCTCCAAGAAGGAAGTCCTCGAAAAATTTGCGCAGTTCGTCATCGAAAAATACGGGCACGTGGATGTGCTGGTCAATAATGCACTCCCGCTGATGAAGGGCATTGACGAATGTAGCTACGAAGAATTCAGCTATGCGCTCGCTGTCGGCGTGACTGCCCCGTTCTACCTCGCAAAACTTTTTGCGGCCCATTTTGCGAAGGGCGCAAGCATTATAAACATTTCTTCGAGTCGCGACCGCATGAGCCAACCGCAAACGGAAAGCTATACGGCGGCGAAGGGAGGGATCGCAGCCCTCACGCATGCGCTAGCCGTGAGTTTTGCAAGCCGCGTGCGTGTGAATTCAATTTCTCCGGGTTGGATTGATACGGATTTCAAGGTCTATGAAGGCCCCGATGCCACGCAACAGCCCGCAGGTCGCGTCGGCAATCCGCTTGACATCGCGAATATGGTACTTTTCCTCGCGAGCGAAAAAGCCGGCTTTATCACCGGCGAAAACATTTGCATTGATGGCGGCATGACCCGCCAGATGATTTACCACAACGATTGCGGCTGGAAATTGGAAGGGTAAATAAAGGTTACATGTCCTTTATACAGCGGATAGAGAAAGATCCTTTTTTGGAATTTGCTCCCAAATGTCCAGCATCATTTTCCATTACATAAGCTGCATCAAAGACCGTTTCTGTGCTTCCCTCGTCCCATTCGTCGGTGCATATAAAGAATGCCCTCTCGCCCTGGCCCTTGCCTTTAGCATTTTCGTCAAGTAAAGGGAATCCTGCGGGAATAACAGAAAATCCGTAATCATCTGTGCCTGTGTGAATACCAAGCCACCCCTTGCTTGACTTTAATACTTTGCCGGCAACATCTTCTCCAACAGCGTCATGCAGATCCCACCATTCGTCAAAGGATGGCAAATGCCAGCCTTCAGGGCAAATGCCTCGTATCGTGTCATCAGATAGAATGCACGATGCCCCGTACCCGCAAGTTCGTGGATTTTCTTCGTCATTGGCCAAAGCAACGGAATCTATTGCCGCCGCCCAAGTGTAAAAGCGTCCGACGATATCGCATTTTGCTTCGTCATTATCGATGCACCAGTTATTTCCTTTAATACTTGGCGTTAAATTGGTGTCGGCGTAATTCAGGTTTTCCGCCATCCAAGTTTGATCCCCGATTTTTACCGTCTTGTATTTTTTTCCGTCGCGTTCATCCGTTATTTCTCCATATTCAATATCTGGATTAAGGTAAGCCGTCTTAGGGAGGCTCCAGTCAAATTCATTGTTACTGCTGGAACTTTTCGCTTGACTGCTGCTTGAATTTTCTGTTTCGCTGCTACTTGAACTTTTGGCTTCGCTGCAACTAGAAACGGTGGATTTGCTATCGCTAGATGTTAAGTTGCCGGATTTGTGGGACGAATTGTCTTCGTCGCTATATTCTTCAACAGCTGGCCCTGACGCTTCCTGCGAACAAGCCCAGCAAAGAATAAGGGAAAAACAGACTAAAAGTTTTTTGTACATCATATGACACCTCCTTATAGAAAATAACTAAAAATGTGCCAAAACGCATAGATTACGTAAAAAAATTGAGAAAAGTGCTTTTATTTGGTTATATTAAAAGGGGAATGTTTACGCGTTTTGAGATGTGGCTATGGACAACGAATTGACGCTTTTGATAGGGAAGGGGGAAAAGATCCTTTATGCCGGAAAGCCGGACAAAAGGTGTTTCATTTTCGAATGCATTTTCAATCCGCTGCTCGCGTTTGCTCTCGTCTGGGGACTTTTTGACATGTTCTTTATCGGGGCGGCTTTCTCTTCGGACAAGGCGGACGAGGCGGCCTTCTTTATCATCCCGTTCATGGCGCTGCACATGATGCCGGTTTGGCTTTACCTGGGCGGGGCGCTCCTTTCGTTCAGGCGGTACCGCAACACGGCCTACATCGTCACCGACAAGGGAATCTACGCCTCTGGCGGTATCTTTGGGAGAACTTACAAGTCAAAGCCGTTCGCGGAACTTTCCCATGTGGACCTGCATCGCGGCATTTTCGATCAGTGGTTTGGCGTGGGCGACATCATTACGACCTCTGCTCAGGCTAATCCCGCTACAATGAACGGCCGCAGGACTTCTACCAACGCGGGCATTTCCATTGACAGCATTGCCAATTACGCAGAAGTGTACAAGCTTGTGAAGCAACTGCAAGAGGACATCTACACCGACGTGATGTACCCCAATGACCTTCGTCCCTCCGAAAATCACGGGTATAAGTCGAAGTATAAAGGCTAGGGCTTGATGGTTATCGGTGTTCCGTCTTTGACGGCGTCGTAGATTTCTTCGATTTCGTCGTTCGTGACGGCGATACAGCCGGCGGTCCAGTCTTTCCACCGGTGCCAGAATTTAAAGAGGAATGCCGGAACTTTGTTCGGGTAGCCGTGAATCATGATGTCGCCCCCAGGCTCGTAATAGCCTTCTTTCGCGGCCTTGATTTGCTCCGCGTTCGGGTACGAAATCTTCAGCGATAAATGAAACTTGCTTTTGGGGTTGTGAAGCACGATGGTGTAGTCGCCTTCGGGCGTCTTGTTGTCACCTGACTTGACCTTCGCTCCCACGGGATTCTTGCCAAGCGAAATCCTGTACGTCTTGACAACGCTATCGCCGTTGCGCAAGTGCATTTGGCGCTTCGCCTTTTCTACGAGGATGTTGTCGATGGGTGAGGAGAGCATGGGTTGAAATGTAGTTTTTTTAGAATTCGCCGCAAAACTCAAGGCCGAGTTGGTGTAGGGTGGGGTTGCGTGCTAAAGTTCATTGCTCGTAAAGAGCGACTATAAGACCTACTTTTGAATATTTCTTTAGTTATGCGGGCTCGCAAGCAGCTTTTATGTTGTCACGAACTTAATCAATTCCGTATAATTCCCCGAATCTGCGGCATGAAGTGCATCAATATACTTCTTTCGTAAATCCGTAATGTCGGTCAAGCTGGCATCTCCCCAATAGAGCCGCGGTTCGCCAAGTTGCTGCATAAGCAGGTCCGCCATCAGTCGCGAAATTCTACCATTGCCGTTAGGGAACGGGTGGATTAAAACAAGCCTGTGGTGAAGCCGGACGGCTATTTCCAAGTTGGGGAATGTATGGTTCTCCATCCAGAATTTCACATCATCGAACAACGTCTTCAATTTGACGGGAATTTGGTATGGCGCGACCCCAATGTTTCTTTCCGTCGTTCGGTATTCACCGGCCCATTTCCACACTTGACCGAACTATATCGGCCATACCCAAAATATAAATTATGGGCATGTCATAAAATGACAAAATGACGAATGGGGAAAATTTTTACTTGTCCCAAATGCGCCTTATGTTCTTGGCTATCATCTCATCGGCCATGTCCGTCAGGATATGCGGATCATCGGCAAGTTGATTTTCCAATGCCATGTTCGTGTTGACGCTCGATAGGATTGCTTCGGCTTTTTTGTGGGCCTGTCGTTTAATCGTCTCCTGCAGGCTGCTCTTGGGGATAAAACCGTAAACGAAATCGCAGTCAAGGCCTTCCGCGATTTTTTTCATGGTCGAAATCTTGAGGTTGTTTTCGTTGAGTTCCATCTTGGCGATGCGCGGCTGAGAAAGCCCGACGCGTTCCGCAAGTTGTTTTGCGGTCATTCCGAGAGCCCGACGAACGGCGGAAATCCACCCTTGCTTGGGAGGTTGGGCGTCGCGAAGCTGGGCGAGGTTTCCCGTCTTATGGGCAAGAGCCCTGAGCAAAATCAGCCTTTGGTTCATAAAATAATCTATTTGTTATAATCTGCTTGATAAATATAATAAATATGTTGTAGAATTTCAATAAAATATAACTTTTTTATTGTAAATTGAAGTTTAACTCCGGAAATTCCCCAAAAAACAATTTGAAGTCTAGGATGAAAACTGCTAATATATCGGCGCTTTTGATAGAATTTAAGAGGGATTCGCCAATATTTGAGCATGTGTGTGGATTTTGGGGCTTGATTTTAAGAACTAGCCGCAAAGCTCAAGGCCGAGATTGTGTAGGGTATGGGGCCGCGCTGAAGTTCTTAGCTCGTAAAGAGCCTAAAAATCAGTAATCGTCGCCGAGGATTTCTTCGAATCTTTTATCTCGGAATTCCCAGTCAATTTTTATGCTATCGTGAAACGGAGTGTGCCGATTGTATGACATTGCATGAAGACGGAAAAGGTCCGGGTCCAGGAAATCCTTGAGGTCAGGTTTAATCTTTACCGGATTTTTTCTAACGCGTTCTACAGCACGACGGATTTCTTCCTCGTCCTTACGCAAGAATTCCTCAAGTTCATCCATCGTGTACGGCATATTAGTTTTACCTCTGCTCGTAAAGAGTGACTATAGACTCATTTTGTCTATCTTATTTTTTTATTTATTTCCATTTGCGAAATAGGACTGTTTTATTAATTCCATAATGTCAGCAATCTTTGATTTTTCTGAAAGATATACTCTATAATCGCCATTACCCCAATGACCAATATCTGAAACATCTTGTGCTATTCCATTGGGATCGACTAGAGTACCCTTGGACATATTGATGAAAATCTTCAGGTTATTTTTTTGAATTTCTACATCAGTGAAATTTTTTGGAGATTTGAACGCAATGTAAAGTTTCTTTGGCTCAACAACCACGTTGTCAAGTTTCTTTATCTCTTTTTTTAGTTCTTGATAAAGTAGAATGGTTTCTTTGTTTCCTTTGGAAAGTAAACTATCCTCTGTATACAACACTGAATTTTCAACTTCTTCTGCCATTTTTTCGTCAATGATTTCGTGACCTTCCGGTGAAACTTTGTGCAATCTTTGGACTGTTCCACTGACGGTTGCAATCGTCTGAAGAATTGCATAAGCATCATCGGCAGACATTGCATAGAACTCTTTTTTTCTCTTTTTACCATCAAAAGTTTCAATAGCTCGCAGGTTTGGATTGATGCTGTCTATCATATTATGGAGAGCCAAATCCTGAAGGCGCTCATTAACTTCATAGATGGCGAACACTCTGAAAGCATAAGGAATGCACTCGCTTCGATTAAGTTCCTTTAAGCGTTTCTGTAAATTATCCGCATATCCAATTTTCACATATTCAGGAAAGCTCGGATTAGTAAGGATATATACAACGCCTTGACCTTTGTTATTTTTCTTGTTCATTATGCTTTACCTGTAAATGTGGCTCTTCTTTGTATGGTGGTTGTAACGCGACGCTTAAAGTATCCATATAAAAATATATCATATTTTTTGTTATCTCGCAAGCATTTAGGGCAGAACGTTTATTTTTATGTGCTCGCAATACTCAAAAAACGCCCAGGCTTTTAACCTGGACGTTTTCTAAAAGGAGGTCCCGGCTCGGAGGCGGGGAAGGCATCCTATTACTTCAAGAACTGCATGTACGGCAGCTTGCTTGCAAGTTCCTGCACCTTGTCGGCGTTGGCCATGAGGGCGGAACGTGCGTGCCAGGAACCGTCGAGGAACTGACCGCGGGGGCCGTCGGCAAGCGTGAGCTCGATGGTTTCGTCACCCATCTTGAGCGTGCGGCTTTCGGTGCTCGTCACGAGTTCTTCGCTCGGGTGTGCTTCGATCCAGGCGAGAATCTTGTCTGCAACTTCGTGGCTCACCTTGTAGCAAGGCACGCCAATGGCCACGCAGTTACCGAAGAAGATTTCGGAGTAGCTTTCGGCGATGATGGCGCGGATGCCCCAGCGCTTGAGAGCCTGCGGAGCGTGTTCACGGCTGGAACCGCAACCGAAGTTCTGGTTAGAAACGAGGATGGAGCCGTTCTTGTAGGCCGGATCGCGGAACGGGTGGACCTTGCCCTGAGCGGCGAGGCCAGCGATATCGTCGGCAAAGGCGTTTGCGCCGAGGCCTTCGAAAGTCACGCACTTGAGGAAGCGTGCCGGGATGATACGGTCAGTGTCGATGTCGTTGCCGCGTACAGGAACGCCGGAACCTTTAACAATGTCGATAGAATTCATTTTTTAAATCTCCTTGCGTTACTTGATGTACTTGCGGACGTCGGTGACCTTGCCTTCGATGGCGGCGGCAGCCACCATGGCGGGGCTCATGAGGATGGTGCGGCCCGTCGGGCTGCCCTGACGGCCCTTGAAGTTACGGTTGCTGGAGCTTGCGCTCACCTGGCGGTCCTTGAGCTTATCCGGGTTCATGGCGAGGCAGAGCGAGCAGCCTGCTTCGCGCCATTCGGCACCGGCTTCCTTGAAAATCTTGTCGAGACCGAGAGCTTCGGCTTCCACCTTGATCTTCATGGAGCCCGGAACGACCCACATCTTTACGGTCGGGGCGACCTTGTGGCCCTTGATGATTTCGGCGGCGGCCTGCAAGTCGCTGAGGCGGCCGTTGGTGCAGCTACCCACGAAGGCGATGTCAATCGGGCGGCCAATCATCTGGCTGCCTTCTTCCCAGCCCATGTATTCATAAGCTTCGGAGATGACCTTCTTTTCGCTGCCTTCGAATTCGCTGATCTTCGGCATGTTGCCGTTGAGCGGAATGGCCTGGGCCGGAGTGATACCCCAGGTAACCATCGGTTCGAGGTTGTCGCAGTTGATTTCGACTTCGTCGTCAAACTGGGCGTCGGCGTCGGTAGCCACGGACTTCCAGTAAGCAACGGCTTCGTCCCACTTGTCAGCCTTCGGGGCGTACGGACGGCCCTTGAGGTATTCAAAAGTCTTTTCGTCGGGGTTGCAGTAACCGACGCGGGCGCCACCTTCGATAGCCATGTTGCAGACCGTCATACGGCCTTCCATGCCCATTTCTTCGATGACCGGACCGGCAAATTCGTAAGCGTAGCCAACGCCACCGTTCACGCCGAGCTTGGCGATGTAGGCGAGGGCAACGTCCTTGGCGGTCACACCCGGCTTGAGCTTGCCGGTGAACTTGATGCGGCGAGTCTTGAGCGGGCTCATGGCGAGCGTCTGGGTAGCGAGAACGTCGGCCACCTGGCTTGTACCGATACCGAATGCGATAGCACCGAAGGCACCGTGCGTTGCCGTGTGAGAGTCACCGCAAGCAACGGTCATACCCGGCTGGGTCACGCCTTCTTCGGGGCCCACGATGTGGATAACGCCCTGTTCGGCGGTGGCGGGGCCAAAGAACTTGATGCCGTTGTTCTTGGTGTTGTTTTCAATGTGGGAGAACATCTCTTCGGAAATGCCGTCCTTGAGCGGGCGGTTGCGTTCCGGGAAGGTGGTCGGGATAATGTGGTCGACCGTGGCGAAGGTGCGTTCCGGGAACAGAACCTTCTGGCCTTCTTCGCGGAGCTGCGCAAAAGCCTGCGGGCTCGTGACTTCGTGGCAGAGGTGGAGCCCGATAAAGAGCTGGCACTGGCCGCTCGGGAGCTTTGCTACCGTGTGGCTTTCAAAAATCTTCTGATAGAGTGATTTTCCCATGATTTTGTCTCTTTTTTATGCCTTTTCGATTTATTCTCCAAGGCTGATTAATTGCGGCGTAAATATAGTAAAA
Proteins encoded in this window:
- a CDS encoding DUF4421 family protein, giving the protein MKCVLKIFLFALVFAGVAFAEAQDSDEPSVSKFRERFSLRFLCDYNFVAIWNSAYNNSMLNSNRPVDVGIGVGYDSLFTTFGISWDVSADFKYSLPFTTSKEKSDTQAFETGLDFFPGNWWLAAKLRFYSGFTTEVERDGKKEQEFIDLWFADMYFSMLWMATAKGNFAPRSAYFLDRRQKKSAGSLIIGGRLQRNIAEDNDGVLGYENDKRDITSIWGDVGYTYTFVFSNGYFWNLWGVVGIAYGRERIDDGNLLLPESDIKTAFGYIGEKWAWNIVLKSGYSAIAFGEHLEQKYVAAFEILVVRRF
- a CDS encoding PH domain-containing protein; this encodes MDNELTLLIGKGEKILYAGKPDKRCFIFECIFNPLLAFALVWGLFDMFFIGAAFSSDKADEAAFFIIPFMALHMMPVWLYLGGALLSFRRYRNTAYIVTDKGIYASGGIFGRTYKSKPFAELSHVDLHRGIFDQWFGVGDIITTSAQANPATMNGRRTSTNAGISIDSIANYAEVYKLVKQLQEDIYTDVMYPNDLRPSENHGYKSKYKG
- a CDS encoding SDR family oxidoreductase, with the protein product MKSFENKVVVVTGGAHGIGATVVSEFEKEGAKVAYIDIRENPCFVGDLSKKEVLEKFAQFVIEKYGHVDVLVNNALPLMKGIDECSYEEFSYALAVGVTAPFYLAKLFAAHFAKGASIINISSSRDRMSQPQTESYTAAKGGIAALTHALAVSFASRVRVNSISPGWIDTDFKVYEGPDATQQPAGRVGNPLDIANMVLFLASEKAGFITGENICIDGGMTRQMIYHNDCGWKLEG
- a CDS encoding mobile mystery protein B; translated protein: MWKWAGEYRTTERNIGVAPYQIPVKLKTLFDDVKFWMENHTFPNLEIAVRLHHRLVLIHPFPNGNGRISRLMADLLMQQLGEPRLYWGDASLTDITDLRKKYIDALHAADSGNYTELIKFVTT
- a CDS encoding 3-isopropylmalate dehydratase small subunit 2, which translates into the protein MNSIDIVKGSGVPVRGNDIDTDRIIPARFLKCVTFEGLGANAFADDIAGLAAQGKVHPFRDPAYKNGSILVSNQNFGCGSSREHAPQALKRWGIRAIIAESYSEIFFGNCVAIGVPCYKVSHEVADKILAWIEAHPSEELVTSTESRTLKMGDETIELTLADGPRGQFLDGSWHARSALMANADKVQELASKLPYMQFLK
- a CDS encoding murein L,D-transpeptidase family protein, with product MLSSPIDNILVEKAKRQMHLRNGDSVVKTYRISLGKNPVGAKVKSGDNKTPEGDYTIVLHNPKSKFHLSLKISYPNAEQIKAAKEGYYEPGGDIMIHGYPNKVPAFLFKFWHRWKDWTAGCIAVTNDEIEEIYDAVKDGTPITIKP
- a CDS encoding DUF5655 domain-containing protein, producing MNKKNNKGQGVVYILTNPSFPEYVKIGYADNLQKRLKELNRSECIPYAFRVFAIYEVNERLQDLALHNMIDSINPNLRAIETFDGKKRKKEFYAMSADDAYAILQTIATVSGTVQRLHKVSPEGHEIIDEKMAEEVENSVLYTEDSLLSKGNKETILLYQELKKEIKKLDNVVVEPKKLYIAFKSPKNFTDVEIQKNNLKIFINMSKGTLVDPNGIAQDVSDIGHWGNGDYRVYLSEKSKIADIMELIKQSYFANGNK
- a CDS encoding mobile mystery protein A, which encodes MNQRLILLRALAHKTGNLAQLRDAQPPKQGWISAVRRALGMTAKQLAERVGLSQPRIAKMELNENNLKISTMKKIAEGLDCDFVYGFIPKSSLQETIKRQAHKKAEAILSSVNTNMALENQLADDPHILTDMADEMIAKNIRRIWDK
- a CDS encoding fibrobacter succinogenes major paralogous domain-containing protein: MMYKKLLVCFSLILCWACSQEASGPAVEEYSDEDNSSHKSGNLTSSDSKSTVSSCSEAKSSSSSETENSSSSQAKSSSSNNEFDWSLPKTAYLNPDIEYGEITDERDGKKYKTVKIGDQTWMAENLNYADTNLTPSIKGNNWCIDNDEAKCDIVGRFYTWAAAIDSVALANDEENPRTCGYGASCILSDDTIRGICPEGWHLPSFDEWWDLHDAVGEDVAGKVLKSSKGWLGIHTGTDDYGFSVIPAGFPLLDENAKGKGQGERAFFICTDEWDEGSTETVFDAAYVMENDAGHLGANSKKGSFSIRCIKDM
- a CDS encoding iron-containing alcohol dehydrogenase family protein encodes the protein MRFYVPTDIYVEKDCVKNHAQNLLAVGKRAFIMTGRTSAKKNGSLDDVTAVLDAGHVPYQVFDQVEENPSTDTVGNAAKQARDFGADYIIGIGGGSAIDAAKAVALLLANPNLIADNLHKAPEKPFGHVPVVAVPTTCGTGSEATPVSIITNHKIHLKKSIPHRIFPALALVDGKYLASAKKTLIINTAVDALAHMVESILNVYSNTFNRMCPEYGLKLWGEFKDTLLSDAPVSESLYEKLMLTSTIAGMSIAHTSTSVPHGMSYDLTLHQGVPHGPAVGYFLGGYVDVCEKKVPEDAKRILALLGLKSTADFTAMLDKLIGKCKVSREMRDQFAAAMKVNRSKLDLVPGGITPEEVDFIYDKSLVVE
- a CDS encoding GNAT family N-acetyltransferase, producing MLHFFDVTRDVPWFPQVKALYESAFPANERIPIKHLLDDKIKREFWAFFDRDTFCGFSNSISHGDITNIVYFAVEPELHSRGYGSQILQAIREKHPDSRIVVDIEVEEDSKDAEELERRNRRREFYTRNGFDSSPVDYIWQGEHYRLLSAGGTVTEKEFRDFWKEILKDIPGGKYP
- a CDS encoding GNAT family N-acetyltransferase — its product is MIIAINKDEPWWEKTHAFAKDCPWLPGRRLADRMSKNDFLDWEKVFVAVHGEDVVGFCVLEENGNIPAKFSCSPFINLVYVSEKFRGERLSKSLIDAALDYAQRLGYKKIYLKSEHHGLYEKYGFKKIADFEPTVGLANQLFEIKISI
- a CDS encoding formate/nitrite transporter family protein, with protein sequence MIKNLILSIYSGLCIGLGGTAYLSCDNKVLGSFLFGLGLFTILNFGFNLFTGKVGYFVNNKPSYWEFLGIVWLGNFIGTFLFARMIALTRYGAPLQAKASALCLVKDGDSIVSLLILGIFCGMLMFIAADGYKSIENQVGKVVVVFLPVMVFILSGFEHCIADMFYFSLAGDFSALMFKSLVVITIGNSIGGGLIPLARRQTDRRTPSV